Below is a genomic region from Thermodesulfobacteriota bacterium.
GACCTTGGCGAGTTTTTCCTTCAGCTGGTCGAGCGAGTGGATTACCAGTATCCGGGAGGAGCGGCTGTCCCCCTCAAGGTGGTCTATCTTGCTTATGAAGAGCTCGTACAGGCCTATGCCGAATATGAGGAGCACGGTCATTATGAGGTAGGCGTCTATAGCGCTTATTATGTGGGTTATGGCCGTGGAGTGGAACTCCTTGTATTTTTCGGCGTCGCCCATGACGTGCCACATCTCTTTTACCACGAGCCATACGTCGTAGCTGCCCATGAGCGCCAGCACCATGGCCGACACTATGCTGGCCACGACGGCCAGGAAGACGATGAGCCGGCTCTCCCAGAGGATCCGCTCGATTACTCTTTCGATAGTTTTAAACATTGTACGTATAGTACCACGCGGGGGCGGTGCGGTTAAGTAAAAACGGAAAAAAAGCCCCGGGGACATCCCGGGGCTTTTTTCTTGGGTCTCCGTGCCCTTCCTCAGCAGTCGAAGTAGAGGGCGAACTCGTGGGGCAGGGGCCGCTGCTTTATCTCGTCGACCTCCCGCTCCTTTTTATACCCTATCCATGTATCGATGACGTCCTGGGTGAAGACGTCGCCCTTCAAGAGGAAGTCGTGGTCCGCCTGAAGAGCGTCGAGCGCCTCTTCGAGCGTGCCCGAGGCCGAAGGCACCTTGGCGAGCTCCTCGGGGGAGAGGCCGTAGATGTCCTTGTCGAGCGGGTCGCCCGGATCGATCTTGTTCTGTATGCCGTCGAGCCCTGCCATGAGCATGGCCGAGAAGGCGAGGTACCCGTTGCACGAGGGGTCGGGGAAGCGGACCTCGACCCTCTTGGCCTTCGGAGAGGCCGAGTACATGGGGATCCTCACCGAGGCCGAGCGGTTCCTGCTCGAGTATGCGAGGTTTATCGGCGCCTCGAAGCCGGGGACGAGCCTCTTGTACGAGTTGGTGCTCGGGTTGGTGAAGGCGTTGAGCGCCCGGGCGTGCTTCAGTATCCCGCCTATGTAGTACATCGCGCTCTGGCTGAGCCCCCCGTACTTGTCGCCTGCGAAGGTCGGCTTCCCGTCCTTCCATATCGACTGGTGGGTGTGCATGCCCGTGCCGTTGTCGCCGAAGATGGGCTTGGGCATGAAGGTGGCGGTCTTGTTCCACCTGCGGGCTACGTTCTTTACTATGTACTTAAACCACATGAGATTGTCGCCCATCTTGAGGAGACTGTCGAAGCGCATGTCTATCTCGCCCTGCCCGGCCGTTGCGACTTCGTGGTGCTGGCACTCGATGTCTATCCCCACCTGCTCCATCACCAGGCACATCTCGGTTCTTATGTCCTGCTGGCTGTCGCTTGGCGAGACCGGGAAGTAGCCCTCCTTGTGGCGGGGCTTGTAGCCGAGGTTCGGGCACTCGTCCCGGCCGGTGTTCCACCTGCCCTCGACCGAGTCGACGAAGTAGAAGCTGTGGTCCGGACCCTCGCTGAAGCGGACGTCGTCGAATATGAAGAACTCCGGCTCGGGGCCGAAGAACGCCGTATCCCCTATGCCCGTGGACTTCAGGTATGCCTCGGCCTTCTGCGCGATGTTCCTCGGGTCGCGCGAGTAGGGCTCCTTGGTTATCGGGTCCACGATGTTGCAGATAAGCGAGAGCGTGGCCGCCTCGGTGAAGGGGTCCATCTGCGCGGTCGAGGGGTCGGGCATCACCAGCATGTCACTTGCGTGGATGGGCTGCCAGCCCCGGATGCTCGACCCGTCGAACCCGAGGCCCCCTTCGAACATGTCTTCGTTCAGCTCGGAGGTGGGGACCGAGAAGTGCTGCCACAGGCCGATAAAGTCCAGGAACTTCAGGTCCACCATCCGGACTTTGTTCTTCTTCGCGAATTCGAGAACGTCTTTAACCGTTTTTACCGACATTGCTTGCTCCTCCTTGTTGTAATGTTGTATGCTGTAGTATGTCTTAAGAGGGCTATATAGCCTCTTCCCCCTTCTCCCCTGTCCTTATCCTCACCGCCTCGTCCACAGGAAGGACGAAGACCTTGCCGTCGCCTATCCTGCCCGTCCTGGCGGTCTCCACTATGGTCTCGACCACCTTTGTAACGATCTCTTCCTTTACCACTATCTCGATCTTTATCTTCGGCAGGAAGTCGACCACGTACTCCGCGCCCCGGTAGAGCTCGGTGTGTCCCTTCTGCCTCCCGAAACCCTTTACCTCGGAGACGGTGATGC
It encodes:
- the glnA gene encoding type I glutamate--ammonia ligase → MSVKTVKDVLEFAKKNKVRMVDLKFLDFIGLWQHFSVPTSELNEDMFEGGLGFDGSSIRGWQPIHASDMLVMPDPSTAQMDPFTEAATLSLICNIVDPITKEPYSRDPRNIAQKAEAYLKSTGIGDTAFFGPEPEFFIFDDVRFSEGPDHSFYFVDSVEGRWNTGRDECPNLGYKPRHKEGYFPVSPSDSQQDIRTEMCLVMEQVGIDIECQHHEVATAGQGEIDMRFDSLLKMGDNLMWFKYIVKNVARRWNKTATFMPKPIFGDNGTGMHTHQSIWKDGKPTFAGDKYGGLSQSAMYYIGGILKHARALNAFTNPSTNSYKRLVPGFEAPINLAYSSRNRSASVRIPMYSASPKAKRVEVRFPDPSCNGYLAFSAMLMAGLDGIQNKIDPGDPLDKDIYGLSPEELAKVPSASGTLEEALDALQADHDFLLKGDVFTQDVIDTWIGYKKEREVDEIKQRPLPHEFALYFDC
- a CDS encoding YqhA family protein: MFKTIERVIERILWESRLIVFLAVVASIVSAMVLALMGSYDVWLVVKEMWHVMGDAEKYKEFHSTAITHIISAIDAYLIMTVLLIFGIGLYELFISKIDHLEGDSRSSRILVIHSLDQLKEKLAKV
- a CDS encoding P-II family nitrogen regulator, with amino-acid sequence MKKIEAIIKPFKLDEVKEALNEIGIQGITVSEVKGFGRQKGHTELYRGAEYVVDFLPKIKIEIVVKEEIVTKVVETIVETARTGRIGDGKVFVLPVDEAVRIRTGEKGEEAI